In Asanoa sp. WMMD1127, one genomic interval encodes:
- a CDS encoding cytochrome c oxidase assembly protein, translating into MNGRLQARTTLLGAGLGVAAAGLAVLAVTVGQPYAPLGVADPGLLVRLATPVVRLVTDVAATIVVGALVFATFLTRAQSTGIVSPAGYAALRTATRAAAIWLPGATLMVALDAADKAGVPITRLTEPDALPILIDALEAPKAWAVSAACAAVVALGCRWSLRRTTGAVLLVVATVGLVAPLTTGHSASEADHDVATVAVIVHVVAAATWLGTLWSLLRARGGLAQQAWDRYRRLSSACAVVVAVSGLVDGTVLAPGATPVTTGYGWLLLAKGAVLVVLGSVLFRLRTGVHTTRRRLVAGELLLVLAAYGLSVALTRIPAPKFLLGPATGHETLIGYDLTGPPTLVRLAVDWRIEILFLPLAVLAAVAYALGVRRLRRDGRRWPTWRTVAWWCGCAVIVAATSSGLGRYAPAMFSVHAVSHMAMGMLAPLLLVLGTPFTLARAALPVAPPDSLPGPREWLEAVRASAPARWLTHPVVGTLVFSAAPFALYFTGLFDVSIRYHWAHVAVHALFLVVGFAFCWMVVGGDPLPRPANDLFRLGALMVAMPLCIVFGAALVNHRAVLGDGNASGNLYTALALPWVPDLQAEQRLGGYVSLALGEACMLVLLIVLVIRWSRRIGAREDPP; encoded by the coding sequence TGCCGGGTTGGCCGTGCTGGCCGTGACCGTCGGGCAGCCGTACGCGCCTCTCGGCGTCGCCGACCCCGGGCTGCTGGTCCGGCTGGCCACCCCGGTCGTCCGGCTGGTCACCGACGTCGCCGCGACGATCGTCGTCGGCGCGCTGGTGTTCGCCACCTTCCTGACCCGCGCGCAATCCACCGGCATCGTGTCTCCCGCGGGATACGCCGCGTTGCGCACCGCGACCAGAGCGGCCGCGATCTGGCTGCCCGGCGCGACCCTGATGGTCGCGTTGGACGCGGCGGACAAGGCCGGCGTCCCGATCACGCGGCTGACAGAGCCGGACGCCCTGCCGATCCTGATCGACGCGCTCGAGGCGCCCAAGGCGTGGGCCGTCAGCGCCGCCTGCGCGGCCGTTGTCGCGCTGGGCTGCCGGTGGAGCCTCCGGCGGACGACCGGCGCGGTCCTCCTCGTCGTCGCCACCGTCGGCCTGGTCGCGCCGTTGACGACCGGCCACTCGGCATCGGAAGCCGATCACGACGTGGCCACCGTGGCCGTCATCGTGCACGTGGTCGCGGCGGCGACCTGGCTCGGCACGCTGTGGTCCCTGCTGCGGGCTCGCGGTGGTCTGGCCCAGCAGGCGTGGGACCGCTATCGCCGGCTGTCCTCGGCGTGCGCCGTCGTGGTCGCGGTGTCGGGCCTCGTCGACGGGACAGTGCTGGCTCCGGGCGCCACCCCCGTCACGACGGGGTACGGCTGGCTGCTCCTGGCCAAGGGGGCCGTCCTCGTGGTGCTCGGCAGCGTGCTGTTCCGGCTCAGGACCGGCGTCCACACCACGCGCCGGCGATTGGTCGCCGGCGAACTGCTGTTGGTGCTGGCGGCGTACGGCCTGTCGGTCGCGCTGACCCGCATTCCGGCGCCGAAGTTCCTCCTCGGCCCGGCCACCGGTCACGAGACGCTCATCGGCTACGACCTGACCGGTCCGCCGACGCTGGTCCGGCTGGCCGTCGACTGGCGGATCGAAATACTGTTCCTGCCGCTGGCGGTGCTGGCGGCGGTGGCATACGCCCTCGGCGTGCGCCGCCTGCGCCGCGACGGGCGCCGCTGGCCGACCTGGCGGACCGTCGCATGGTGGTGCGGATGTGCGGTCATCGTGGCCGCCACGTCCTCCGGCCTCGGGCGGTACGCACCGGCCATGTTCAGCGTCCATGCGGTCTCGCACATGGCGATGGGCATGCTGGCGCCGCTGTTGTTGGTGCTGGGAACGCCCTTCACGCTTGCTCGCGCGGCCTTGCCCGTCGCCCCTCCCGACAGTCTTCCCGGACCACGCGAGTGGCTCGAGGCGGTGCGCGCGTCGGCCCCGGCGCGGTGGCTCACCCATCCCGTGGTCGGCACGCTGGTGTTCAGCGCGGCGCCGTTCGCGCTCTACTTCACCGGGCTGTTCGACGTCAGCATCCGCTACCACTGGGCCCACGTCGCGGTGCACGCCCTGTTCCTGGTCGTCGGCTTCGCGTTCTGCTGGATGGTCGTCGGGGGCGACCCGCTGCCGAGGCCGGCCAACGACCTGTTCCGGCTCGGCGCGCTGATGGTGGCCATGCCCCTGTGCATCGTGTTCGGGGCGGCGCTGGTCAACCACCGAGCAGTGCTCGGCGACGGCAACGCCAGCGGCAACCTCTACACCGCCCTCGCCCTGCCCTGGGTGCCGGACCTTCAGGCGGAGCAACGCCTCGGCGGATACGTCTCCCTAGCCCTCGGCGAGGCGTGCATGCTGGTGCTGCTGATCGTGCTCGTCATCCGTTGGAGTCGCCGAATCGGGGCGCGCGAGGATCCACCGTAG
- a CDS encoding pyridoxamine 5'-phosphate oxidase family protein translates to MTTPMRARPLLAGRSTTSWTEALRRFGDASTYWLVTTSAEGRPHLVPVLAVVLDGTAHFAASGRTRKARDLAADPRCVIGASGPSVDMVVYGTATKVADEDRLRALADTYASKYGWQVTPRDGAFHDAEGAPTAGPPPYDVYGITPTRADGFATDADVEPTRWTADERRPAGVDRAGRTRAARA, encoded by the coding sequence ATGACAACACCGATGCGCGCCCGACCACTACTCGCCGGCCGATCGACGACATCCTGGACCGAGGCGTTGAGGCGATTCGGCGATGCGAGCACCTACTGGCTCGTGACCACCAGCGCGGAAGGCCGGCCGCACCTGGTGCCGGTGCTCGCCGTGGTCCTGGACGGCACCGCGCACTTCGCGGCGTCCGGCCGCACCCGCAAGGCACGAGACCTCGCCGCAGACCCGCGTTGTGTGATCGGCGCGAGTGGACCGTCGGTCGACATGGTGGTCTACGGCACGGCGACGAAGGTGGCCGACGAGGACCGCCTCCGCGCGCTCGCCGACACCTATGCCAGCAAGTACGGGTGGCAGGTCACACCACGTGACGGCGCGTTCCACGATGCCGAAGGCGCTCCGACAGCGGGCCCCCCGCCCTACGACGTCTACGGCATCACGCCGACCCGGGCGGACGGCTTCGCGACCGACGCCGACGTGGAGCCCACCCGATGGACCGCCGACGAGCGCCGGCCGGCGGGAGTGGATCGCGCTGGGCGTACTCGCGCTGCTCGCGCTTGA
- a CDS encoding helix-turn-helix domain-containing protein, producing MLGGAHVRFEDLKRDLGISRKVLAERLGRLLEKEILRRHQYSDRPPRFEYLLTEKGLDLCAVLLAAMAWGDRWTAGPAGPPVLLRHQACGEMTHAVLRCAGCGQPLDATDVGPRRRHAVAPSGIEIWRSGGDNLPLACPGSHNSVVWRAGRRSRLARRGRQCNGFGSSWSTWVSPSQLALGSCQPPWWAVRRCASSGPHVPGS from the coding sequence ATGCTCGGTGGCGCGCACGTTCGCTTCGAGGACCTCAAACGAGATCTCGGGATCTCCCGCAAGGTGCTCGCCGAGCGACTCGGACGGTTACTCGAAAAGGAGATTCTGCGACGACATCAGTATTCAGACAGGCCACCCCGGTTCGAGTACCTGCTGACGGAGAAGGGCCTCGACCTGTGCGCCGTCCTGCTCGCCGCGATGGCGTGGGGCGATCGCTGGACCGCCGGCCCGGCCGGGCCACCGGTCCTCCTGCGCCACCAGGCCTGCGGTGAGATGACGCACGCGGTGCTTCGCTGCGCCGGGTGCGGGCAACCATTGGACGCCACCGACGTGGGACCTCGAAGACGGCACGCGGTAGCTCCGTCAGGGATTGAGATCTGGCGATCTGGTGGCGACAACTTGCCATTGGCTTGTCCTGGGTCGCACAACAGTGTGGTTTGGCGCGCCGGTCGGCGGTCACGACTGGCTCGGCGCGGCCGCCAATGCAATGGGTTCGGTTCCTCATGGTCCACGTGGGTGAGCCCGTCTCAGCTGGCGCTCGGATCGTGCCAGCCGCCGTGGTGGGCCGTGAGGCGCTGCGCCTCGTCCGGTCCCCACGTGCCCGGTTCGTAA
- the pgi gene encoding glucose-6-phosphate isomerase, with the protein MSTMPLRERAAWQALAAHHADLGGRHLRELFADDPARGERLTAEGAGLYLDYSKNRITEETLRLLFQLARECELEQRRDLMFSGAPINSSEHRSVLHVALRMPKSASLVVDGVDVVAQVHGELDRMAAFADRIRSGQWLGHTGKPIKAIVNVGIGGSDLGPVMAYEALRHYTRRDLTFRFVSNVDSTDFVEATRDLRAEETLFIVSSKTFGTLETLTNAHSARDWVVGQLGDEAAVAKHFVAVSTNADRVAEFGIDTANMFGFWDWVGGRYSMDSAIGLSTMVAVGPQGFAEMLAGFHEMDEHFRTTPLDRNLPALMGLLTVWYVNFFNVQSVGVMPYEQYLKRFPAYLQQLTMESNGKHVTRDGRPVDYDTGPVYWGEPGTNGQHSFYQLLHQGTRLIPVDLIGFGQTLNPLRDHHDLLSSNVFAQAQALAFGRTQEEVRAEGTADDVVAHRVMEGNRPSNVLLAERLTPRVLGALVALYEHSVFTQGTIWGIDSFDQWGVELGKVLAAKIIPELTGAAEPSAQHDSSTRELIRRYLAMRG; encoded by the coding sequence ATGTCGACGATGCCGCTGCGCGAACGCGCCGCCTGGCAGGCCCTCGCCGCGCACCACGCCGACCTCGGTGGCCGGCACCTGCGAGAACTGTTCGCGGACGACCCCGCGCGGGGTGAGCGGTTGACGGCCGAGGGGGCCGGGCTCTACCTCGACTACTCCAAGAACCGGATCACCGAGGAGACGTTGCGGCTGCTGTTTCAGCTCGCCCGCGAGTGCGAGCTCGAACAGCGCCGCGACCTGATGTTCTCCGGCGCGCCTATCAACTCCTCGGAGCACCGGTCCGTGTTGCACGTGGCCCTGCGGATGCCGAAGAGCGCCTCCCTGGTCGTCGACGGCGTGGACGTGGTCGCCCAGGTCCACGGCGAGCTGGACCGCATGGCCGCCTTCGCCGACCGGATCCGTTCAGGACAGTGGCTGGGGCACACCGGCAAGCCGATCAAGGCGATCGTCAACGTCGGCATCGGCGGATCGGACCTCGGACCGGTCATGGCGTACGAGGCTCTGCGGCACTACACCCGCCGGGATCTGACGTTCCGGTTCGTGTCCAATGTGGACTCGACCGACTTCGTCGAGGCCACCAGGGACCTGCGCGCCGAGGAGACGCTGTTCATCGTCTCCTCCAAGACGTTCGGCACGCTCGAGACCCTGACCAACGCCCATTCGGCGCGCGACTGGGTGGTCGGCCAGCTCGGCGACGAGGCCGCGGTGGCTAAGCACTTCGTCGCCGTGTCCACCAACGCGGACCGGGTCGCCGAGTTCGGCATCGACACCGCCAACATGTTCGGGTTCTGGGACTGGGTCGGCGGCCGCTACTCGATGGACTCCGCCATCGGACTGTCCACCATGGTCGCCGTCGGTCCGCAGGGCTTCGCCGAGATGCTGGCGGGCTTCCACGAGATGGACGAGCACTTCCGCACCACCCCGCTGGACCGGAACCTGCCGGCGCTGATGGGCCTGCTCACCGTCTGGTACGTCAACTTCTTCAATGTGCAGAGTGTCGGCGTCATGCCGTACGAGCAGTATCTGAAGCGTTTTCCGGCCTATCTGCAACAGCTCACCATGGAGTCCAACGGCAAGCACGTCACCCGCGACGGCCGTCCGGTCGACTACGACACCGGCCCGGTCTACTGGGGTGAACCGGGCACCAACGGCCAGCACAGCTTCTACCAGCTGCTCCACCAGGGCACGCGGCTCATCCCCGTCGACCTGATCGGCTTCGGCCAGACCCTCAACCCGCTGCGCGACCACCACGACCTGCTCTCCTCCAACGTGTTCGCGCAGGCGCAGGCGTTGGCGTTCGGCAGGACCCAGGAGGAGGTACGGGCCGAAGGCACCGCCGACGACGTCGTTGCCCATCGGGTCATGGAGGGCAACCGCCCGAGCAACGTGCTGCTGGCCGAGCGGCTCACCCCGCGGGTGCTGGGCGCGCTGGTGGCGCTCTACGAGCACAGCGTGTTCACCCAGGGCACGATCTGGGGCATCGACTCCTTCGACCAGTGGGGCGTCGAGCTCGGCAAGGTGCTCGCGGCGAAGATCATTCCAGAGCTGACCGGGGCCGCCGAGCCGTCCGCCCAGCACGACTCCTCGACGCGGGAGCTGATCCGGCGCTACCTCGCCATGCGAGGCTGA
- a CDS encoding BTAD domain-containing putative transcriptional regulator codes for MSGIDIRVLGPLSALNEGREAHLTSRRVRAFVAALTVNVGRPVTVAELVDAVWGDAQPENPRRALQLAAWRARAILGQIDAAEIIVTSPDGYRLDLPIERTDLGRVRRFLQDADRAAEAGDLERELTAVSGALDQWRAEPLLDVPSDVLQREVAPWLREQRLQLAERRVDIMLRLERFAEITDELMVLTAQHPLRERLWGQLMDALRRRGRRVEALNAYHTLRRNLADELGIDPSEPIRALHTAILTSQPVGARRPAPLPSVPRQLPPDIRGFTGRQRELSKLDELAATVDTTSGPVVVVITGTAGVGKSTLATHWAHRVADDFPDGQFFVDLRGYHPAQALTPAQALARFLHTLGVRGDDVPADVEERAALYRSLMDGRRALVLIDNANSAAQLRPLLPGAVGCLVLVTSRDQLVSVVASDGACPVPLDLLSVGDAGRLLAERLGRERLAAEPEAVRHMIAASARLPLALAIVAARAAVRPDAPLGKIAARLRDGLDAFDTASPATDVRAVFSWSYRELDPAAARLFRLLGLHPGPDLPTAAAASLGGLSPGAAKRVLGELVRAHLVVEHEPGRFSLHDLLRAYAAELAHAAEPEDGRYQAARRLLDHYLHTGHGAATILNPQRTELVLGPPLPGAVRHHLAGYDEAMGWFNAERETMLSLLRWSATTGRDVETGQLAWVLAGFLERQGYWDQWTQTQRAAIAAAERLGDGVLEAHAHRGLGRAYARRGQAVDAHHHYRRALELYRLTGHLGGQARTETNLALLHEQHGRHREALAHALRALALQQRLGDDPVGHANALNTVAWCHAQLGEYEPAVRYCRMAIERHEKISDLDGQAATLDTLGYALHHLGRYDEAVISYRRAIDLYVQLGDSYYASVSLVHLGETFEAVGDVAVAHTQWRQAETILAELDHPALEQVRRKLAGAATVNPAMTR; via the coding sequence ATGTCCGGCATCGACATTCGCGTTCTCGGCCCGCTGTCGGCGCTCAACGAGGGCCGGGAGGCGCACCTGACCTCGCGCCGCGTCCGGGCGTTCGTCGCCGCGCTGACGGTGAACGTCGGCCGTCCGGTGACGGTGGCGGAGCTGGTCGACGCGGTTTGGGGTGACGCACAGCCGGAGAACCCTCGCCGGGCTCTCCAGCTCGCCGCCTGGCGCGCCCGTGCCATTCTCGGTCAGATCGACGCCGCAGAGATCATCGTCACCAGTCCCGATGGCTATCGGCTCGACCTGCCGATCGAGCGAACCGATCTCGGCCGGGTGCGGCGCTTCCTCCAGGACGCCGACCGTGCGGCCGAAGCGGGCGACCTCGAACGAGAGCTCACCGCTGTCAGCGGCGCCCTCGACCAGTGGCGCGCGGAACCACTGTTGGACGTACCGTCCGACGTGCTGCAGCGGGAGGTCGCGCCGTGGTTGCGGGAGCAGCGGTTGCAGTTGGCCGAGCGGCGTGTCGACATCATGCTGCGGCTCGAACGGTTCGCCGAGATCACCGATGAGCTGATGGTCCTGACCGCACAACATCCCCTGCGGGAGCGGTTGTGGGGTCAGCTGATGGACGCCCTGCGTCGCCGCGGTCGGCGCGTCGAGGCGTTGAACGCCTATCACACGCTGAGGCGCAACCTGGCCGACGAGCTCGGCATCGATCCGAGCGAGCCGATCCGGGCACTGCACACGGCGATTCTCACCAGCCAGCCCGTCGGCGCGCGCCGGCCGGCGCCGCTGCCGTCCGTTCCGCGCCAGTTGCCGCCGGACATCCGCGGCTTCACCGGCCGGCAGCGTGAGCTGTCGAAGCTCGACGAGCTGGCCGCCACGGTGGATACGACCTCCGGGCCCGTCGTCGTGGTGATCACCGGCACCGCCGGCGTCGGCAAGAGCACGCTGGCCACGCATTGGGCGCACCGCGTCGCCGACGACTTCCCCGACGGCCAGTTCTTCGTCGACCTGCGCGGCTATCACCCGGCCCAAGCGTTGACGCCGGCCCAGGCGCTGGCCCGTTTTCTGCACACCCTGGGCGTACGCGGTGACGACGTGCCCGCCGACGTCGAGGAACGGGCGGCGTTGTATCGGTCCTTGATGGACGGACGTCGGGCGCTGGTGCTGATCGACAATGCCAACAGCGCGGCACAGCTTCGGCCGCTGCTCCCCGGCGCCGTGGGCTGCCTCGTCCTGGTTACGAGCCGCGACCAACTGGTGAGCGTGGTCGCCAGCGACGGCGCCTGTCCAGTGCCACTCGATCTGCTCAGCGTCGGTGACGCCGGTCGGCTGCTCGCCGAGCGGCTCGGCCGTGAACGACTGGCCGCGGAGCCGGAGGCCGTGCGGCACATGATAGCCGCGAGCGCGCGGCTGCCGCTCGCGTTGGCGATCGTCGCCGCCCGGGCCGCGGTCCGCCCGGACGCCCCGCTCGGCAAGATCGCCGCGCGGCTTCGCGACGGTCTCGACGCCTTCGACACCGCCTCTCCGGCCACGGACGTGCGCGCCGTTTTCTCGTGGTCCTATCGTGAGCTCGACCCCGCCGCGGCCCGCCTGTTCCGGCTGCTGGGCCTGCACCCCGGTCCGGACCTGCCGACGGCGGCGGCGGCGAGCCTCGGCGGCCTGTCACCCGGCGCGGCGAAGCGCGTGCTGGGCGAGCTGGTGCGCGCCCACCTCGTGGTCGAGCACGAACCCGGTCGGTTCAGCCTGCACGACCTGCTCCGGGCCTACGCGGCCGAGCTGGCACACGCAGCGGAGCCCGAGGACGGGCGCTACCAGGCCGCCCGGCGACTGCTCGACCATTACCTGCACACCGGCCACGGCGCCGCGACGATCCTCAACCCGCAACGCACCGAGCTGGTGCTGGGCCCGCCTCTACCGGGCGCGGTGCGCCACCACCTCGCCGGGTACGACGAGGCGATGGGCTGGTTCAACGCCGAACGCGAGACGATGCTGAGTCTGCTGCGCTGGTCAGCGACCACCGGACGCGACGTCGAGACGGGTCAGCTCGCCTGGGTCCTGGCCGGCTTCCTCGAGCGCCAGGGCTACTGGGACCAGTGGACACAGACCCAGCGCGCGGCCATCGCCGCCGCCGAGCGACTGGGTGACGGCGTGCTCGAGGCGCACGCGCACCGCGGGCTCGGCCGTGCGTACGCCCGCCGCGGGCAGGCCGTCGACGCTCACCACCATTACCGCCGTGCCCTGGAGCTCTACCGGCTCACCGGCCACCTCGGCGGTCAGGCCCGCACGGAGACGAACCTCGCGCTCCTGCATGAGCAGCATGGCCGCCACCGGGAGGCGCTCGCACACGCGCTGCGGGCGCTCGCCCTGCAGCAGCGTCTGGGCGACGACCCGGTCGGTCACGCCAACGCGCTCAACACCGTGGCGTGGTGCCATGCCCAGCTCGGCGAGTACGAGCCGGCGGTCCGCTACTGCCGGATGGCGATCGAGCGGCACGAGAAGATCAGCGATCTCGACGGTCAAGCGGCGACTCTCGACACGCTCGGATACGCCCTGCACCACCTGGGTCGATACGACGAAGCGGTCATCAGCTACCGGCGGGCCATCGACCTGTACGTTCAGTTGGGCGACAGCTACTACGCCTCGGTCAGCCTGGTGCACCTGGGCGAGACCTTCGAGGCGGTGGGCGACGTGGCCGTGGCCCACACGCAGTGGCGCCAGGCGGAGACCATCCTCGCTGAGCTCGACCATCCCGCCTTGGAGCAGGTGCGCCGGAAACTGGCCGGCGCGGCCACCGTCAATCCGGCGATGACGCGCTGA
- a CDS encoding MFS transporter, giving the protein MRSLTGGHIPPSSLWHNRAFITFWFGESVSLVGSQVTFVALPLLAMVALDVSTAELGLLRFAEYLPFLVFTLAFGVVADRLRRRTLMIVSNAARCALLAIVPLCTALGLMRLPLLVVIAFAVGTCAAMFEVCWLSYVPDLVHRDHLVDAMSKVSASHAAAEVAGPGAGGLLVQLVTAPIALIVDAVTYLVATVALILVRAPEPHRVPPARRRTVRRELVEGLRFAFTEPHIRATAYAAALGNLFANLTETVFLVYSLRQLNLTPALLGLTLSAIGAGGVLGAAFANWLCRRFPLGRLYVTARAVGAGGTLLLPLAVGPTPVVVGICMLSFFVWQASLANTNVINASLRQALTPEHLRGRMNASVRTLVFGALPLGALAGGVLGEMIGLRATLWLGAVGYALAIIPILLSPIPRLRAFPADHGVVT; this is encoded by the coding sequence TTGCGGTCACTGACCGGGGGCCACATCCCGCCCTCGTCGTTGTGGCACAACCGCGCCTTCATCACCTTCTGGTTCGGCGAGTCCGTGTCGCTCGTCGGCAGTCAGGTGACCTTCGTCGCGCTGCCGCTCCTGGCGATGGTCGCCCTGGACGTCAGCACCGCCGAGCTGGGCCTGCTGCGATTCGCGGAGTACCTGCCGTTCCTTGTGTTCACGCTGGCATTCGGCGTGGTGGCCGACCGCCTCCGCCGCCGCACCCTGATGATCGTCTCCAACGCGGCCCGCTGCGCGCTGCTGGCGATCGTTCCACTGTGCACGGCTCTGGGGCTGATGCGACTTCCGCTGCTCGTCGTGATCGCATTCGCGGTGGGCACCTGCGCTGCCATGTTCGAGGTCTGCTGGTTGTCCTACGTTCCCGACCTGGTGCACCGCGACCACCTCGTGGATGCGATGAGCAAGGTCTCCGCCAGCCACGCCGCCGCCGAGGTCGCCGGGCCCGGCGCCGGCGGTCTGCTGGTGCAGCTGGTGACCGCGCCCATCGCCCTCATCGTGGACGCGGTCACCTATCTCGTGGCGACGGTCGCTTTGATCCTGGTGCGGGCGCCGGAGCCGCATCGGGTCCCGCCCGCACGGCGGCGCACGGTCAGGCGCGAGCTTGTCGAAGGCTTGCGGTTCGCCTTCACCGAGCCACATATCCGCGCCACCGCGTACGCCGCCGCCCTTGGCAACCTCTTCGCGAACCTCACCGAGACCGTCTTCCTGGTGTACTCCCTGCGCCAGTTGAACCTGACGCCGGCTCTCCTGGGCCTGACGCTGTCGGCCATCGGCGCGGGCGGGGTGCTCGGTGCGGCGTTCGCCAACTGGCTCTGCCGGCGCTTTCCGCTGGGCCGCCTCTATGTCACCGCCCGCGCCGTGGGCGCCGGCGGCACGCTGCTCCTGCCGCTCGCCGTTGGTCCCACGCCCGTGGTGGTCGGGATCTGCATGCTGAGCTTCTTCGTCTGGCAGGCGAGCCTGGCCAACACCAACGTGATCAACGCCAGTCTGCGGCAGGCGTTGACGCCCGAGCACCTGCGGGGCCGAATGAACGCGAGTGTCCGCACGCTCGTCTTCGGCGCCCTTCCGCTCGGCGCCCTCGCCGGCGGCGTACTCGGGGAAATGATTGGCCTGAGAGCAACGCTGTGGCTGGGCGCAGTCGGATATGCCCTTGCCATCATCCCGATCCTGTTGTCGCCGATCCCCCGTCTGCGCGCCTTCCCGGCCGACCACGGCGTCGTGACGTGA